One part of the Melopsittacus undulatus isolate bMelUnd1 chromosome 17, bMelUnd1.mat.Z, whole genome shotgun sequence genome encodes these proteins:
- the SOST gene encoding sclerostin yields MQIPWAVCSVCVLTQMAFRSVEGWQVFKNDATEIIPEITENTETPMEQTFSNNNTMNQAKHGGRHIQQAPDPNDASDFSCREMRTTRYVTEGPCRSIKPVKELVCSGQCVPSHLLPNSIGRGKWWRQNSLDYRCIPAHTRTQRIQMACPEDETRTYKFRAVTSCKCKRYTRYHNQSELKDFGKEPARPQKNKKPRLSRARSSKSNQHELENAY; encoded by the exons ATGCAGATCCCTTGGGCTGTGTGCTCTGTCTGTGTCTTAACACAAATGGCATTTCGATCTGTGGAAGGGTGGCAAGTGTTTAAAAATGATGCTACAGAAATCATTCCTGAGatcactgaaaacacagaaacaccGATGGAGCAGACCTTCAGCAACAACAACACAATGAACCAGGCAAAGCATGGAGGAAGACACATACAACAAGCTCCAGACCCTAACG ATGCTTCTGACTTCAGCTGCAGAGAGATGCGAACCACCCGCTATGTCACAGAGGGGCCCTGCCGCAGCATCAAGCCCGTCAAGGAACTGGTGTGCTCTGGTCAGTGTGTCCCCTCACACCTCCTGCCCAACTCCATcggcagagggaagtggtggCGGCAGAACTCCCTGGATTACcgctgcatccctgctcacacCCGCACGCAGCGCATCCAGATGGCCTGTCCTGAGGACGAGACTCGGACTTACAAATTCCGAGCTGTCACGTCCTGCAAATGCAAGCGCTACACTCGCTACCACAACCAGTCCGAGCTGAAGGACTTTGGGAAGGAACCTGCCAGGCCTCAGAAGAACAAGAAGCCCCGTCTGTCCAGGGCGAGGAGCAGCAAATCTAACCAGCATGAGTTAGAAAATGCTTATTAG